Genomic segment of Tomitella fengzijianii:
GTGCCGCGCGGGGTCAGCGTGGGGGAGATCGTCTCGAGGAGCATCCCGATGATGCGCTCGCGGATCTGCTCGTCGAGGTCCCCGCGTCCGGAGAAGTGCCGGTAGACGACCGAACGCGGGATCCCGGCACGCCGGGCGATGGCCTGCACGCCCACGTCTTCGGCGGACTCGCCGATGACCTCCACCGCGGCGGTGAGGATGAGTTCACGTCGCTCGGCCTTGTGGCCGGCCCACCGTGTGGCGCGCCCGTCGGGGCGCTCGGCGCCGGTGGGGGGTTCTTCCGTCATGCGCGGGTGGTCACTCCTGGGGTCGTCGGGCACGTGATCACAGTACCCATCCGGTGATTGACGCGACAGCATGTCTCACTTAGATTGATGAGACGTGGCGTCGCACACACTCTCAAGGGCGCCGAGACTACCGAGGGGACGGTGACGATGGGGCCGGGTATGCGTAATCGAAGCGGTCGGCGGGTGTTCGTGGTGGGCGTGGGGATGACGGACTTCGTCAAACCCGGGTCGCGTGAATGGGACTACCCGGACATGGCGCGCGAGGCGGGCACGGCGGCGCTCGCCGACGCGGGCGTCGGCTACCGGGAGGTCGAGCAGGCGTACGTCGGCTACGTCTACGGCGAGTCGACGTCCGGCCAGAGGGCGGTCTACGAGCTGGGCCTCACCGGCATCCCGGTCGTCAACGTGAACAACAACTGCTCCACCGGATCCACCGCGCTGTACCTGGCGGCGCAGGCCGTGGCGGGCGGACTTGCGGACTGCACCCTGGCGCTGGGCTTCGAGAAGATGCAGAAGGGCTCGCTGGGCGCCACCTACGACGACCGTGAGCAGCCGATGATGCGGCACCTGCTGGCCACCGCCGAGCTGCAGGAGTTCGCCATGCCGCCCGCTCCGTACATGTTCGGCGCGGCCGGCGTCGAGCACTCCGAGCGCTACGGCACCACCGCTGAGCAGTTCGCGAAGATCGCGGTGAAGAACCACCGGCACTCCAAGAACAATCCGCACGCCCAGTTCCGCGACGAGTACTCACTGGCCGAGATCCTCGGTTCGCGGGCCATCCACGGGCCGCTGACCAAGCTGCAGTGCTCGCCCACCTCGGACGGGTCCGGTGCGGTCGTCGTCGCGTCGGAGGACTTCGTCGACCGGCACGGGCTGGCCGGGCAGGCGGTCGAGATCGTCGGCATGGCGATGGTCACCGATCTTCCCAGCACGTTCGAGGACCAGTCGGTGATCAGCCTCGTCGGCTCCGACATGACCCGCACGGCCGCGCAGCGGGTGTACGAGCAGGCGGGGATCGACCCTGGCGACGTCGACGTGATCGAGCTGCACGACTGCTTCTCCACCAACGAGCTCCTCACCTACGAGGCGCTGGGGCTGTGCGCTGCGGGCGAGGGCGGCGCGCTCGTCGACGCCGACGACACCACCTACGGAGGCCGCTGGGTGGTCAACCCGTCCGGCGGGCTCATCTCCAAGGGACACCCGCTGGGCGCCACCGGCCTGGCCCAATGCAGCGAGCTGACCTGGCAGCTGCGCGGCGCCGCGGACGCGCGCCAGGTCTCCTCGGCGGCCGCGTCGTCCGGGGTGGCGCTGCAGCACAACATCGGCCTCGGCGGCGCGGTCGTCGTCGCCGCCTATCGGCCCGCCGAACGCTGACGGGGCGCGGCGCGCCGCGCCGGAATCCGCAGCACACCGAAGAGCAGTACATCAAAGACAGCACGCACAGCGAAGGAGCTTCACCAATGGCATCGGTTTCCGTCTCCGCCACCCTGCCCACCGCGCCGGAGAAGACCTGGGACGCGCTCTCGGACCTGTCCCGGTGGGAGGAGTGGCTGACCATCCACCAGTCGTGGAAGAGCGGGCTGCCCACGGAGGTGGCGGTGGGCGCGCAGTTCACCGAGGTCGTCTCGGTGATGGGCATGGCCAACAAGATCGAGTGGACCGTCACCGAGGTGACCGTCCCGCAGTCCGTCACCATCGAGGGCACCGGCATGGCCGGGGTGAAGGTGCAGTTCACGCTGCAGGTCCAGCCCGACGGGGAAGGGTCGCGCGCCGTGATCGACGCGTCGTTCACCGGCACGATGATCGTCGGGCCCATCGGCAAATCGGTGGCCAAGAACGCCAAGGGC
This window contains:
- a CDS encoding lipid-transfer protein, producing the protein MRNRSGRRVFVVGVGMTDFVKPGSREWDYPDMAREAGTAALADAGVGYREVEQAYVGYVYGESTSGQRAVYELGLTGIPVVNVNNNCSTGSTALYLAAQAVAGGLADCTLALGFEKMQKGSLGATYDDREQPMMRHLLATAELQEFAMPPAPYMFGAAGVEHSERYGTTAEQFAKIAVKNHRHSKNNPHAQFRDEYSLAEILGSRAIHGPLTKLQCSPTSDGSGAVVVASEDFVDRHGLAGQAVEIVGMAMVTDLPSTFEDQSVISLVGSDMTRTAAQRVYEQAGIDPGDVDVIELHDCFSTNELLTYEALGLCAAGEGGALVDADDTTYGGRWVVNPSGGLISKGHPLGATGLAQCSELTWQLRGAADARQVSSAAASSGVALQHNIGLGGAVVVAAYRPAER
- a CDS encoding type II toxin-antitoxin system Rv0910 family toxin codes for the protein MASVSVSATLPTAPEKTWDALSDLSRWEEWLTIHQSWKSGLPTEVAVGAQFTEVVSVMGMANKIEWTVTEVTVPQSVTIEGTGMAGVKVQFTLQVQPDGEGSRAVIDASFTGTMIVGPIGKSVAKNAKGDLEASLARFAEIFG